The following are from one region of the Rosistilla carotiformis genome:
- a CDS encoding tetratricopeptide repeat protein translates to MNRTKNLRRLALVTIIVSATGCQSTTGLSTLNLNPFNRTSSSGSNDKIAVVEVPNAKPGNTSTEPVGFGAKLASAGTAARDMVTGVFSFGKTTTPTDPSAPSDLLALTNTPDKLGPEVYVANGQLWESSGSFDRAMENYNKALQGDPKNGPALGAIARLHDRQNNLEESVTYFGRAIEVDPSESTLYNDLGLVLARQKKYDEAIEQIQKALAIAPGNKRFSNNLATVYMDAGSSEQAMATLAKAHEPAVAHYNMAYLNFKRQQVGEARNELETALKIDPNLEPARNLLDKLGGTQIAQAAKDTITAASSVTESVNSLSQGVQETYQGLTQQAVPVTQTISSGLTDALTPYTGTPPYGPASVPSISAATPQIASPPAPTTVVAPPAAAATPAAAATPAPAPAPTAPAPAASAPAAEAAAPASSGGFTMPPSVGG, encoded by the coding sequence ATGAACCGTACGAAGAATCTTCGTCGATTGGCGCTGGTTACGATCATTGTCAGCGCGACCGGTTGCCAATCGACAACCGGCTTGTCGACGCTCAATCTCAATCCGTTTAACCGCACCTCTAGCAGCGGTTCGAATGATAAAATCGCGGTCGTCGAAGTCCCCAACGCGAAGCCTGGCAACACCAGCACCGAACCGGTTGGCTTTGGCGCAAAGTTGGCCTCGGCGGGAACCGCGGCTCGCGACATGGTCACCGGAGTGTTCAGTTTCGGCAAAACGACCACCCCAACCGACCCATCGGCTCCCAGCGATTTGTTAGCCCTCACCAACACCCCCGATAAATTGGGGCCCGAGGTGTACGTCGCCAATGGCCAGTTGTGGGAATCCAGCGGATCGTTTGATCGCGCCATGGAGAACTACAACAAGGCGCTGCAAGGGGATCCGAAAAACGGTCCCGCCCTGGGTGCGATCGCTCGTCTGCACGACCGGCAAAACAACCTTGAAGAATCGGTCACCTACTTTGGCCGTGCGATCGAAGTCGATCCGAGCGAATCGACCCTGTACAACGATCTGGGCTTAGTGCTCGCCCGTCAGAAAAAGTATGACGAAGCAATCGAGCAGATCCAAAAAGCCCTTGCCATCGCGCCGGGCAATAAACGGTTCTCCAACAACTTGGCAACCGTCTATATGGATGCGGGAAGTTCGGAGCAAGCGATGGCGACGTTGGCCAAAGCGCACGAACCGGCTGTCGCGCATTACAACATGGCCTACCTCAACTTCAAACGTCAACAGGTTGGCGAAGCACGCAACGAGTTAGAGACGGCGTTGAAGATCGATCCGAATCTTGAACCCGCCCGCAATCTGTTGGATAAGCTTGGCGGCACCCAGATCGCCCAAGCGGCGAAGGATACCATCACCGCAGCTTCTTCGGTGACCGAAAGCGTCAACAGCTTGTCGCAAGGAGTTCAAGAAACTTATCAAGGCTTGACCCAACAGGCGGTGCCGGTCACTCAAACGATCTCCAGTGGGCTAACGGACGCCTTGACACCTTATACCGGGACACCGCCCTACGGCCCCGCTTCGGTTCCATCGATTTCAGCGGCCACCCCGCAGATTGCGAGCCCACCCGCACCGACAACCGTCGTCGCACCACCGGCGGCAGCAGCGACTCCTGCGGCGGCGGCGACGCCTGCTCCGGCACCCGCACCTACAGCCCCGGCACCCGCAGCGTCAGCCCCGGCGGCGGAAGCCGCGGCACCCGCTTCGAGCGGTGGGTTTACCATGCCACCCTCGGTCGGCGGCTAA